The Streptomyces sp. V4I8 genome includes the window CCGTCACGACCTCATGCAGCAGGTACCGCTGGTCGACGAGATCGTCGTCGTCGACTCGGGCTCCACGGACCGCACCTCCGCGGTGGCCGCCGCGGCGGGCGCGACCGTGGTGCACCGGGACGCGATCCTGCCGCGCCTCCCCGCCGCCCCCGGCAAGGGCGAGGTGCTGTGGCGCTCCCTGCTCGTCACGACCGGGGACATCGTCTGCTTCATCGACGCGGACCTGAAGGAGTTCTCCTCCGACTTCGTCTCCGGGATCGTCGGCCCGCTGCTCACCGACCCCGGGGTCGACCTGGTCAAGGGCATGTACGACCGTCCCCTCGGCGGGGCGGCCGGGCAGGGCGGCCGGGTGACCGAGCTGATGGCCCGACCGCTGCTGAACATGCACTGGCCGCAGCTGGCCGGCTTCGTGCAGCCGCTGGGCGGCGAGTACGCGGCCCGCAGGTCGCTGCTGGAACAGCTCCCGTTCCCCGTCGGGTACGGCGTGGAGCTGGGCATGCTGGTCGACGCCCTGCACCTGGTGGGCCTGGACGCCCTGGCCCAGGTGGACGTGGGCGTCCGCAAGCACCGCCACCAGGACGGGCAGGCGCTGGGCAGGATGTCCGCCGCGATCTACCGCACGGCCCAGCTGCGGCTGGCCCGCGGCCATCTGGTCCGTCCGTCCCTCACCCAGTTCGAGCGGGGCGAGGACGGTTTCGAGCCGCGTACGTACTCCGTGGACACCGAGGAGCGGCCGCCGATGGTGGAGATCGCCGAGTACGCCACGCGGAAGGTCGCGTAAACGCCCCTCCACTGAGGGGAACCGCACGTTTGAGCGTTTCCGGGCCGGGCTAGGTTGAGGCGTATGGCTTCCACGCAGGGTGCTGCCGAGCAGGGTGCTGCCAAGGTGCTGGTCGCGTCGAACCGCGGCCCGGTCTCGTACGAGGTGCGCGAGGACGGCTCGCTGCACTCCAAGAGGGGCGGCGGCGGAGTCGTCTCCGGACTGTCGGCCATCGGGCCGGACGCGGGCGCCCTGTGGGTGTGCTCGGCGCTGTCCGAAGGCGACCGGGAGGCGGTGCGGCGCGGGGTCGGCGAGAAGGGTGTGCGCATGCTGCCCATCCCGGCCGACGTGCACGCCGACGCGTACAACGGCATCGCGAACTCGGTCCTCTGGTTCGTCCACCACATGCTCTACCAGACGCCGCTGGAGCCGGTCTTCGACGCGGAGTTCCGGCGGCAGTGGGCGGCCTACGAGACGTACAACCGGGCCTTCGCGGAGGCGCTGGCCCAGGAGGCGGCCGAGGGCGCGGCGGTGCTGGTGCAGGACTACCACCTGTGCCTGGTGCCGGGGATGCTCCGGGAGCTGAGGCCCGACGTCCGGATCGGTCACTTCTCGCACACGCCGTGGGCGCCGGCGGAGTACTTCGCGATGCTGCCGGACGACATCCGCGCGCAGCTGATGTGGGGCATGCTCGGCGCCGACCGGCTCGGGTTCCTCACCTGGCGGTGGGCGCAGGCGTTCATGGACTGCGCCGGTGCCACGGACCCGGAGCGGATCCTCCCGTCGTGGCCGAGCGGCGCCCCGAAGTCGATCAAGCACACACCGACCGGACGTCCGCCGCTGCGTACCACCTGGATCGGCGTGCACGGCCTGGGCGCCGACGCGGAGTTCCTGCGCGCCCGCTCCCACGAGACCGACGTGGCCGAGCGCATGACCGCGCTACGGGACGAGATCGGCACGGCACCGGACGGCACCGCCCGCAGGACCATCGTGCGGGTCGACCGGACCGAGCTGTCCAAGAACATCGTGCGCGGCCTGCTGTCCTACCGGCAGCTGCTCGACGACCACCCCGAGTGGCGGGAGCGGGTGGTGCACGTGGCCTTCGCGTACCCCTCACGACAGGACCTCGCGGTGTACCGCGACTACACGGCCGCGGTCCAGCGGCTGGCGGAGGAGATCAACTCCGGCTACGGGACCCCGGCCTGGACCCCGGTGGTCCTCCACGTCAAGGACGACTTCGCCCGCTCCCTGGCCGCGTACCGGCTGGCCGACGTGGCCCTGGTCAACCCCATCCGGGACGGCATGAACCTCGTCGCCAAGGAGGTGCCCATCGTCTCCGACGAGGGGTGCGTGCTGGTGCTGTCGCGGGAGGCGGGCGCCTTCGAGGAGCTGGGCGAGGACGCGATCGCCGTGAATCCGTACGACGTGAACGACACGGCGCGGGCGCTGCACGAGGCCTTGTCGGTGGGGCCGGAGGAGCGGGCGGAGCGGTCGAAGCGGCTGGCTGCGGCCGCGACCGCGCTGCCGCCGGCCCAGTGGTTCCTGGACCAGTTGCACGCGCTGGAGGAAGGAACCGGGGAGCCCGGGAAATCCGGCCAGTCCGGCCAGTCCGGCCAGTCCGGCCAGGCAGATCAGTCCGTCTGAGTGGCGATCGCCCGCAACAGCCGTACGACCCCCTCCGGGCCGTCGACCACGACGTCCGCCTTCTCCGACAGCTCGGTGACCTCGTCGCTGCCGCTGCAGACGAGGAGGCCGGGGACGCCGTCGGAGCGGAGTTCGTCGACGGCGGCGTAGGCGGGGAGGTCGCCGAGGTCGTCGCCGGCGTAGAGGACGGACTCGGCGCCGAGGTCGCGGACGTAGTCGAGGAGCGCGACGCCCTTGTCCATGCCGGGCGGGCGGAGTTCGAGGACCATCCGCCCCGGTTCGACGATGAGGCCGTTGCGGGTGGCGAGGTCGGTGAGCGGGGCGCGGAGGGCGTCGAAGGTGCCCTGGGGGTCGGCGGCGCGGCGGGTGTGCACGGCCAGGGCGTGTCCTTTGTCCTCGGTCCAGGTGCCCTGCGCGATGGTGTCGAGGAGGCCCGGCAGTTCGGCGCGCACGGCTGCGACGCCGGGGTGGGGGTCGGGGGCGGTGACCTCGCCGCTTACGGCGTCCCAGCGTTCGGCGCCGTAGTGGCCGAGGACGACGAGGTGCTCCAGCCCCGGGGTGGCGGCGAATCCGCCGAACCGTACGGCGATGTCGGCCGGGCGGCCGGTGATCACCGCTACGGCGGCCACCTTCGGGGCGAGGGCGGCGAGGGCCGGGACGGCGTCGGGGTGGGGCCTTGCCTTTTCGGGGTCCGGGACGATGGGGGCGAGGGTGCCGTCGAAGTCCAGGGCGATGAGCGCCCGCGCGGGGTGGGCGAGGATGGCGGCGAGGCCGTCGCGGCCGGGGTGGGTCGTGGGGGTCGGCAGGGGGTCCGTGGAGTTACCCATGCGGCGAGCCTATCCAGGCCCGATCCCCACCAACAGTTCCTCGCCCCCGCCGCCCCTACCCGTCCCGTCCTTCTGGGGCTCCGCCCCAGACCCCGCTCCTCGAACGCCGGAGGGGCTGGGTCTCTCAGCCCGTCCGGCGTTTGAGGACGAGGCCCCTTCAGGGCCGAAGCGGGGGTCTGGGGGCGCAGCCCCCAGGGATGGGACGGGTAGGGGCGGCGGGGGCGAGGAAAATCGTCACCGGTCCCCGCGCCGCGCCTCCCGTACCCGCCGCAACCGATTCACCGTCACCGGATCATGGGCCGGCGCCCGTGCGTCGTCCAGCAGGGCGTTCAGCAGCTGGTAGTAGCGGACCGGGGCCAGCCCCAGCTCCTCCCGAATCGCCCGCTCCTTCGCCCCGGGCCCCGAGAAACCCCGGCGCTCCAGGGCGAGAATCGCCCGCTCGCGCTCGGCGAGGGCCTCGGGTTCGGGTTCGGGCTCGGGCTGGGGCGGGTCCTGACTCATGCGTCGCACAGTAGCCCCCACCACCGACAACTACTCCGCGCTCTCCGCCCGCGACGCAGTCGACTGCAACTGCCCCAGAATCGCCGACGGACTGCCTCCAGACGCCACCGTCCCCCCGATCCGCTTCTTGACCTCCGCACTGACCGCGGCCCACGACGTCCGCCCCACCGGGTACAGCTCGGAGAGCGAGAGCTGCTCCAGGAAGGGCTTGAGGTCGGCGTCCTGCGGGGCCCCGGCCATCACCGTGGACGCGGAGTTCGTGACGGGCAGGAGGTCGTACTCCCGGGAGAAGTCGAGGACGTTCTGCTTGTCGTAGACGAAGTTGAGGAAGTCGCCGACCTGCTCGGCATGGCCGTTCTGCTTGAAGGCCATCATCCAGTCGGCCACGCCCATGGAGACCTTGGTCGGCCCCTCCCGCCCGGGCATGGGCACCATGCCGAACTTCACGCCCTTCTTCCCGGCCATCTGCATCAGCGAAGGATGGCCGTTGAGCATGCCGACGTCCCCGGCCGCGAAGGCCGAGAACGCGTCGG containing:
- a CDS encoding trehalose-6-phosphate synthase — encoded protein: MASTQGAAEQGAAKVLVASNRGPVSYEVREDGSLHSKRGGGGVVSGLSAIGPDAGALWVCSALSEGDREAVRRGVGEKGVRMLPIPADVHADAYNGIANSVLWFVHHMLYQTPLEPVFDAEFRRQWAAYETYNRAFAEALAQEAAEGAAVLVQDYHLCLVPGMLRELRPDVRIGHFSHTPWAPAEYFAMLPDDIRAQLMWGMLGADRLGFLTWRWAQAFMDCAGATDPERILPSWPSGAPKSIKHTPTGRPPLRTTWIGVHGLGADAEFLRARSHETDVAERMTALRDEIGTAPDGTARRTIVRVDRTELSKNIVRGLLSYRQLLDDHPEWRERVVHVAFAYPSRQDLAVYRDYTAAVQRLAEEINSGYGTPAWTPVVLHVKDDFARSLAAYRLADVALVNPIRDGMNLVAKEVPIVSDEGCVLVLSREAGAFEELGEDAIAVNPYDVNDTARALHEALSVGPEERAERSKRLAAAATALPPAQWFLDQLHALEEGTGEPGKSGQSGQSGQSGQADQSV
- a CDS encoding glucosyl-3-phosphoglycerate synthase, whose amino-acid sequence is MLEEVERWLSTRSWSATDRPLHQILAAKQRTGQSVSVVLPALNEEETVGDIVAIIRHDLMQQVPLVDEIVVVDSGSTDRTSAVAAAAGATVVHRDAILPRLPAAPGKGEVLWRSLLVTTGDIVCFIDADLKEFSSDFVSGIVGPLLTDPGVDLVKGMYDRPLGGAAGQGGRVTELMARPLLNMHWPQLAGFVQPLGGEYAARRSLLEQLPFPVGYGVELGMLVDALHLVGLDALAQVDVGVRKHRHQDGQALGRMSAAIYRTAQLRLARGHLVRPSLTQFERGEDGFEPRTYSVDTEERPPMVEIAEYATRKVA
- a CDS encoding DUF3263 domain-containing protein, encoding MSQDPPQPEPEPEPEALAERERAILALERRGFSGPGAKERAIREELGLAPVRYYQLLNALLDDARAPAHDPVTVNRLRRVREARRGDR
- the otsB gene encoding trehalose-phosphatase produces the protein MGNSTDPLPTPTTHPGRDGLAAILAHPARALIALDFDGTLAPIVPDPEKARPHPDAVPALAALAPKVAAVAVITGRPADIAVRFGGFAATPGLEHLVVLGHYGAERWDAVSGEVTAPDPHPGVAAVRAELPGLLDTIAQGTWTEDKGHALAVHTRRAADPQGTFDALRAPLTDLATRNGLIVEPGRMVLELRPPGMDKGVALLDYVRDLGAESVLYAGDDLGDLPAYAAVDELRSDGVPGLLVCSGSDEVTELSEKADVVVDGPEGVVRLLRAIATQTD